A single window of Pseudarthrobacter psychrotolerans DNA harbors:
- a CDS encoding histidine phosphatase family protein yields the protein MTDPMTAPRPQLWILRHGETEWSKSGQYTGLTDLPLTVEGEQQAVEARKVLDQVDFDLVLTSPLRRARRTAELAGYPDAQHEPLAVEWNYGDYEGISSDLIRKDNPEYLIWTHGVPNGETLDEVAARADKIVARVLESGLDNVLIVAHGHFSRILTARWLELAPAEGRHFILGTAKVCTLGWDKRTPAIVRWGL from the coding sequence ATGACTGACCCGATGACCGCGCCCCGCCCCCAGCTCTGGATCCTGCGCCACGGCGAGACCGAGTGGTCCAAAAGCGGGCAATACACCGGGCTCACCGACCTGCCCCTGACCGTGGAAGGCGAGCAGCAGGCCGTGGAGGCCCGCAAGGTGCTGGACCAGGTGGACTTCGACCTGGTCCTGACGTCCCCGCTGCGCCGCGCCCGGCGGACAGCCGAGCTGGCCGGTTATCCTGACGCGCAGCATGAGCCGCTGGCGGTGGAATGGAACTACGGCGACTATGAGGGCATCAGTTCGGACCTGATCCGCAAGGACAACCCGGAATACCTGATTTGGACGCATGGTGTGCCCAACGGCGAGACCCTGGACGAAGTGGCAGCTCGCGCTGACAAGATCGTGGCCCGGGTGCTGGAATCCGGGCTGGACAACGTGCTGATCGTGGCGCATGGGCACTTCTCCCGGATCCTCACTGCCCGCTGGCTGGAACTCGCACCTGCCGAGGGTCGTCATTTCATCCTGGGAACCGCGAAAGTCTGCACGCTCGGCTGGGATAAGCGGACCCCGGCCATTGTCCGCTGGGGACTCTAA